Within Hyla sarda isolate aHylSar1 chromosome 7, aHylSar1.hap1, whole genome shotgun sequence, the genomic segment gaatttgaTGCCAGGTTGGGCAACCTTTGGACAACAAACCAAGTATGGCCCTTGTGCTTGACATTGTTTTCGTGGTTTATACCCAAATGGTACCATACATGGCCGAATAACACTTTCATAATATTCttacacaatgccaccatataCTGCTCTATATATTGCCACATGGTACCTGCCAGTCGAAAGTCAACTAATAAATGCCAGCGTTCaaaaaatactgctatacagtccAATAGTAAATGGGCTAAGAGTTGACTAAGGCATGACTGGAGGGATTTTTGCAGAAGTATAGGAAAAAAAGTTGCGACGGCGCTCCCAAGGTAGTAACCCGAAGTCATGGGTATTGGTGAAAAAGAAATGATTAATTTACagcataagaaaataataaagcaagacgcgtttcgggagtcacagctccctttctcaattgcaggtggttgcaggTGTGTCCAGCAAtcatctgcaattgagaaagggagctgtgactcccgaaacgcgtcttgctttatttattattttcttatgctgtaaataaatcatttatttttcaccaaTACCCACGATGGGAGCGCCATCGCAGCTTTTTTTTCCTATACTTCTGCATTATTCTATGGACTCTCCCCTGGGCTCCGTCTTCACGCtgcaggcctgcataccaagctaccatcactgACAAGGGATACAttacccccacctgggtacctACCTACACCGGataaagacctacaccgcacccggcgctacctccgctttttttcctccatataCTGGAGGGATTTTTGACATTTTCCCCCATTTTAAACCGATCCCTTACCTGACCCATACTTCCTTCCAAACTCTTTCTCCCATAAACACACAGAGACCAATTTGTAGTAAAATGGGCCGCTTGGCCCATTATTAACAAATTTACATGAGAATAACATGAATACACTTGACCAGAGGGTCCCTGGAGGACTCGCCATCCCAATATCAGTAACCTTGTGCACTAATCTGTTACACTTGGCCGCATCCACCTGACCCAATGCCATCCATGTAACCTTCGTGCACATTCGCAACTAACTCCTGGGGTCCAGAAACCCCAGCAGGAGGCCCAATATAACAGCAGCATGAACCATctaaaatgggtactccggccctaagacatcttatctcctatccaaaggataggggataagatgtctgatcgcgggggtcctgccgctggggacctccgctatctcgcatgcaggggaggagataagatgtcttagggctgaggtacccctttaaaacaagtacCTTCAAGGACCATTTCACTTGCCACAACCATGACATAtgcccaaaacacagaaaaaagggaGGGTGGGAGAGACCTTCTTCTCTCCATTTTCTTATTCCTACCAACTGATGACTCctcccactacccccccccccctttatagccCCCCACTCCTCCCCTGAATTAACCACTGCAAACTTCCCCATGCTTCCAGCCACCATCTTGTGGTGGTTAAGTCCCTGATAAGCGTACACAGTCCATACTCAGATTGCTTTCGGGGAGCCTAGTGCTCAGGAAATGAGACAAATTGTGTCCTAAAGGGCGGTTCCCATTGCCATGCTGAAGCACATTATTGATTTATACGGTAAtgttgtgatttttattttacagACTTAAGGGACACTGCGGTAGAAAATCCCCCCCATGATGAATTGGAGCAAATAGGAAATTTGGATTTTGTATCACATGAAGAGTTACTGAAAGAAAGTACATCGGAGAGAGTGGGAGCCATAAACCACCAAAATGCACCTGATGAAGAGAATGTTATGAATGAAGAGGAGGCACAAGATGGGATAATTGAGGAGACATGTGAACCTGAAAGTATTATTGATGAAAAGGAAGATGCTCCTGGTGATGGGACTGCTGAGAATGAAGATGCACCTGGTGATGGGACTGCTGAGAATGATGATGCACCTGGTGATGGAACTGCTGAGAATGAAGATTCACCAGATGATGGGACTGCTGCGAATGATAATGCTGGTGATGGAACTGCTGAGAATGATGATGCACCTGGTGATGTGACTGCTGAAAATGATGATGCACCTGGTGATGTGACTGCTGAGAATGATGATGCACCTGGTGATGTGACTGCTGAGAATGATGATGCACCTGGTGATGTGACTGCTGAGAATGAAGATGCACCTGGTGATGTGACTGCTGAGAATGATAATGCACCTGGTGACGGGACTGCTGAGAATGAACATGCACCTGGTGATGAAACTGCTAAAAATGAAGATGCACCTGGTGATGAAACTGCTGAGAATGAAGATGCATCTTCTGAGGCTAAGACTAAAGAAGCACCTGGTGATGTAGCTGCTAATAATGAAGATGCACCTGGTGATGAAACTGCTGAGAATGAAGATGTGCCTGGTGATGAAACTGCTGAGAATGAAGATGCACCTGGTGATGAAACTGCTGAGAATGAAGATGCACCTGGTGATGGGACTGCTGAGAATGAAGATGCACTTACTGAAGCTAAGACTGAAGATGCACCTAGTGATGTGACTGCTGAGAATGAACATGCACACACTGAGGTGACTGCTGAGAATGAAGATTCACCTGGTGATAAGGCCACTGATAAAGAAGATACACCTGCTGAGGTGACTGCTGAGAATGCTGATACATCTGGAGAGGTGACTGCTGAGAATGCTGATACATCTGGAGAGGTGACTGCTGAGAATGCTGATACATCTGGAGAGGTGACTGCTGAGAATGCTGATACATCTGGAGAGGTGACTGCTGAGAATGCTGATACATCTGGAGAGGTGACTGCTGAGATTGCTGATACATCTGGAGAGGTGACATCTGAGAATGCTGATACATCTATAGAGGTGACTGCTGAGAATGCTGATACATCTGGAGAGGTGACATCTGAGAATGCTGATACATCTATAGAGGTGACTGCTGAGAATGCTGATACATCTGGAGAGGTGACAGCTGGGGCTGAGAGTACAGATGCACCTGGTGAGGTGACAGTTGAGAATGAAGATCCCACTGGAGAGGTGAAAGTGGAGACTGAGAATGAAGATATACCTGGGGATGAGGCTGCTAAAAATGAAGCTTCAACTGCTGAGGTGACTATTGAGAATGAAGATGCATCTGGAGAGGTGAATGCTGAGGCTGAGAAAATTGATGCAATAACAATGGAAAAAGTAGATGAGGTAACAATGGAAAAAGTAGGTGCACCTGCTGAGGCTGGGAATAAAGATGCACCTGGTGATGTGACTGCTGAGAATGATGGTGTACCTGCTGAGAAGGAAGATGCAACTGGTGATGTGACTGCTGAGAAGGAAGATGCACCTGGTGATGTGACTGCTGAGAATGAAGATGCACCTGGTGATGTGACTGCTGAGAATGAAGGTGTACCTGCTGAGGTGACTACTGAGAATGAAGATGCACCTGCTGAGGTGACTACTGAGAATGAAGGTGTACCTGCTGAGGTGACTACTGAGAATGAAGATGCAACTGGTGATGTGACTACTGAGAATGAAGGTGTACCTGCTGAGGTGACTACTGAGAATGAAGATGCACCTGGTAATGTGACTGCTGAGAATGAAGGTGCACCTGGTGATGTGACTGCTGAGAATGAAGGTGTACCTGCTGAGGTGACTACTGAGAATGAAGATGCACCTGGTGATGTGACTGCTAAGAATGAAGGTGTACCCGCTGAGGTGACTACTGATAATGAAGATGCAACTGGTGATGGAACTGCTGAGAATGAAGATGCACCTGGTGATGGGACTGCTGAGACTGAAGATTCACCTGGAGAGGTGGCTGCTGAGGCTGAGAGTGAAGATGCGCCTGGTGATAGAACTGCTGAGAATGAAGATGCACCTGCTGAGGTGATAACCGAGAATGAAGATGCGCTTGGTGATGTGACTGCTGAGAATGAGAATCCACCTGGAAATGGAACTGCTGAAACTGAAAATGCGCCCGCCGAGGTGACTGGTGATAATAAGGATGCATCTACTGAGGCGACTGGTGATAATAAGGATGCATCTACTGAGGCGACTGGTGATAATAAGGATGCACCTTCTCAGGTGACTGGTGAGAATAAAGAGGCACCTGGTGATGATACTAAAGAGAACAAAGATGCAACAGATGATGGGGCTGCTGAGAATAAGGATGAACCTGGTGATGAAACTGCTGAGAATGAAGATGCACCTGGTGATGGGACTGCTGAAAGTGAAGATGCACCTGGTGATGGGACTGCTGAGAATGAAGATCCACCTGGTTATGGGACCGCTGAAAGTGAAGATCCACCTGGTGATGGGACTGCTGAGAAGGAAGATTCACTTGGTGATGGGACTGCTGAGAATGAAGATGCACCCAGTGATGTGACTGCTGAGAAGGAAGATGCACCTGGTAATGCTGCTGCTGAGAATAAAAATGCAACTGGTGATGGGACTGCTGAGAATGAAGCTGGACCTGGTGATATGACAACTGAGAAGCAAGATGCTTCTGATGATGGGACTGCTGAGAACAAAAATGCTCCTGGTGATGGGACTGCTGAGAAGGAAGATGCTCCTGGTGATGGGACTGCTGAGAAGGAAGATGCACCTGGTGATGGGACTACTGAGAATGAAAATGCTCCTGGTGATGGGACTGCTGAGAAGGAAGATTCACCTGGTGATGGGACTGCTGAGAAGGAAGATGCTCCTGGTGATGGGACTACTGAGAAGGAAGGTGCACCTGGTGATGGGACTGCTGAGAAGGAAGATGCTCCTGGTGATGGGACTGCTGAGAAAGAAGATGCTCCTGGTGATGGGACTGCTGAGAAGGAAGATGCACCTGGTGATGGGACTGCTGAGAAGGAAGGTGCACCTGATGATGGGACTGCTGAGAAGGAAGATGCACCTGATGATGGGACTGCTGAAGATGCTCCTGGGGATGACATTGCTGAGAATAAAGCTGCATCAGGAGATGATGGTGGAATCACAGAAGATGTTGGCTCTGAGCACACAATCACTTTAGTAGAAGCTATAAGTAATAAAGATGATGATGTAAAATCATCAAGTGATGAACCTAAGGAGAATGAGATACATGACCTACCTCAAGAGGAAACCACAGATAAAGCTGAGGAACCTACACCTCTTACCCCACTAGAGCCAGAGAAGACAAGCTGAGGAACGATAGAACAACGACGAGGACAGCAAGGTGGGAAGAATTGTGAGTATTTAGGTATTAACTAAAATTACTTGGGATTGTCTGATAGAAAACCCATCTAGTATAGGGGGATCCCTCTTATGGGTTTTGCCTGCATATGGTGCTCTACCATAGATTTCATTGGAGAGGGATTCCCATTGACATCACTAGAGAATTCAGGAGTTGGATATTAAAGAATCATCAACCCCACATTCTCCCAGTAAAGCCAAGTATTCTAGGCCGAGCAGACGTATAGCATATGCTGGGGGTGTGCCATACAGGCTAAAGATGGGGATaactctttaaagtgtacctgtcagattccacaaaaaaaaaaaaagataatgtgTAAGTAACCTAATCCttaccatgtacatgtaatttttatgcttctatgacctatatttattataaaaatacctcttgtggtggtgggaggtgtttGGTACACCTGCTCTTGCAGCCTTGTCTATGAGTCAtcttttgtccatgactcatggacaagcctgatgctgctgcaggaccggttagtgtcccagttggtatggggacccctagtggtgggattttcagaagcagttttctttattattatatattaaaaaatttgtTAAAACATTATATTACAAaaagtctttaattttcatcagtaacaacatataaaaagttttgggatctgacagtgcccatttatatatagatttatagaGCAGAATTTTACCCTCATAATTGAGCATCCAAAGACTATAATTTACATAATTGCAGTAAAATTCAATTTTTATCACAATGtaggaaaatcacagcaaaaaaacagataaaacataaaaaaaaatgcaatgtgtgaacacagctttaaggCAATTGTTAAACTATAGTAATATAACTACTGATccaatagaaatagcagcagtatacagataaagctggagggggggtgtataactactatatatcctgatcccatagagacagcagcagttaTATAtaaagacagagctggaggggaggtaaaaaaaactactatatatacggatcccatagagatagcagcagcagtatacagatagagctggaggggaggtgtataactactatatatcctgatcccatagagatagcagcagtatacagatagagctgaaggggaggtgtataactagtatgtatcctgatcccacagggatagcagcagcagtatacagatagagctggaggggaggtgtataactactttataactaacttttttttttttaaatcaatttccTGATTTGCAGTCAAAGAAGCAAAAACCATTGGAttaaagacagaaaagaacggaAGATTCTGAGGATTTTCTAATCATAAAATAAACTTTTCGAAAGGGAGAAGCACAATCAGGAATATATctatttttgctatatatatatttatagatcgCTCTGTGTACTGGGAAATTATATATTCTAATTTCACTGTCTTTGTATGAAAGCTCAGACCTAAAGCGCAGCACTTTCTACTTGTTTACAGATcatcatgtgtttttttattttacgtcATATTATATCAGGGTAAAAAAATGAATTACTTGTTGcagtatttaataaatatatattatcaaGATATTACATATATGTTCTCTCTGTATGGCAGAATGATAGAGTAATGTTCCTTTAATCCAGCATTTAATAATCCAGAATGTCACAAGATCAGAAGCGGCAAAACTTTAACAATTATGATGATAATGGTGGATTGGTGCAAACattttataatactgctcctatgtacaagactataactactataatactgctcctatatataagaatataactactataataccgctcctatatacaagaatataactactataatactgctcctatatacaagaatataactactataatactgctcctatatacaggaatataactactataatactgctcctatatacaagaatataactactataatactgctcctatatacaagaatataactactataatactgctcctttatacaagaatataactactataatactgctcctataatactgctcctatatacaagaatataactactataatactgctcctatatacaagcatataactactataatactgcccctatatacaagaatataactactataatactgctcctatatacaagaatataactactataatactgcccctatatacaagaatataactactataatactgcctcctatatacaagaatatatctactataatactgctcctatatacatgaatataactactataatactgctcctatatacaagaatataactactataatactgtctcctatatacaagaatataactactataatactgctcctatatacaagaatataactactataatactgctcctatatacaagaatataactactataatactgcctcctatatacaagaatataactactataatactgctcctatatataagaatataactactataatactgttcctatatacaagaatataactactataatactgctcctatatacaagaatataactactataatactgcctcctatatacaagaatataactactataatactgcctcctatatacaagaatataactactataatactgcctcatatatacaagaatataactactataatactgcctcctatatacaagaatattactactataatactgcctcctttatacaagaatataactactataatactgcctcctatatacaagaatataactactatattactgctcctatatacaagaatataaatactataatactgcctcctatatacaagaatataactactataatactgctcctatatacaagaatataactactacagagTTTTCTAAAGAACATGCCTCCAGTTGTATGCACCCTGTTTAAAAAACActgaactactataatactgatcactacttacctacaaTTATTGAGCCCATTAATGGCAATAAATAACCTGTAAAATACAGCTCACCATAGTGTGTATACAAGCATTACTAAACATATATATCAGAACAAACGATGTAAGATAACTAAAAAGGTCAATGGAGAATATAAAAATTTTTGATCACATGGTCATGTATACATTAATAAATAGTATCTGATaaagcatacatatatatatatatatatatatatatgaaataaatttaaaatatagaaaactaaattaataaatacataaatatatatttctatatgtatatacacaaaaaaaataagtatgttaaataaaaaaaaatatatatatattaatatatatttctcTTAAGTATCTAAACCACTTAACTGGATATAGAATATGTATCTTTGCAAAGTCCTTATGCAAAAAACATTATTACAGAAACCCATCAGTGCATACCGACCACAGATGCCCCGACGCATGTTTCACTGCATTGCATCCTCAGGGGGTGGCTCTTTTTATATTCTGCGTACATGGCTCCTTTTCAATTATGTTAAagcagttatccaggaaaaaaaaatttttttatatcaactggctccaaaaagttaagcagatttataaattacttctattaaaatatcgtaatccttccaataactatcagctgctgaagttgagtttttcttttctgtctggcaacagtgctctctgctgacatctctgcttgtctcgggaactgcacagagtagaagaggtttgttatggggatttgcttctaaactggacagttcccgagacaggtgtcatcagagagcacagaaaagaacaactcaacttcagcagctgacaactactgaaaggattaagattttttaatagaagtaatttacaaatctgtttaactttctggagccagttgatatatatatatatatatatatatatatatatatataaatgttttttttcctgcataacccctttaatgtgcctgTTCGCCTATGTTTCATAAACCTTATATATGGCGAGCTGACATTTTTTAGGTTATTTATAATACCGATCCATGAAGTTTtccctttttctgtttttttacgGCTAAgtttgatatttatttattttttcagtacTGACCTTGATTGACTTTCTTTAAACGCTGTGAGCACATGAGACATTTGTGACACTTACGCTTTATTTCTTAATTATATTAAACAAGCATTTGCTAGAATTGCCGTCctgtcactatatatacaataatataaagtGATATCCGTCCCCGGCATATTCATTAGCAGCTGTCACTGTTATATCTCTTGGATCAGCGCCAATCTTCTGTTACTTTATaccaagctaaaaaaaaaaaaaaaaaaaaatttcaaaacttTATAAACAACAAATTGTTTttccaagtaaataaaaaataagaaatatgCAGGAGAGAAAATCTGGATATGAAGCTCTTAAAGGTCCAGTACACCCA encodes:
- the ERICH3 gene encoding glutamate-rich protein 3 isoform X2, producing MCLALATRVPSVREREGSWETYEGGILYKGLHLSITPIHSPRATMSHQYIGPLSGYNSLTDKHLTGYFNNTRIRKHLQRAGLITRSGRILTEKEYRINAMRRDHQKYIRECLAQAIFHKVLDMERRHQIDIKRKLETFARKQRVQRLKVDHTKRDEQETFPAFSPRPPTGPKSGFNRRPGNHERYDSSDSASSLRPNTAPGNMQRPVRLQPLPVYSSSGNVPKISTVPRQKHSADEEEQRFTSTTDKEIMRIMHTTDLSVGISPYRLPIINNFVIPVPPPPQKHPKQTMSTSSRGRRYRPTTAPNGPEVPVKDTGKFHKTSLHSNVKITMVYLGKNVHLSHENSDYRDEIRVFQQHCGGENLCVYKGRLLEEESFTLVSRRHRGFPFSLTFYINGIQVDRLSSCCEFKHRKGVRLGGKNAYFGFINIEGASPCYRCIISMGLDKKPSPPPKSKAKKKDSEEESDEDHKDKEEMEEEVSERRFYDEVDNKLGKTSSVCDDDDDEVQKMEDKSAMDCEEEEEEKEENKDCKTDEYEADDEAKDDYDEDFEVEEYKPDEKHNEEGQVDDQVNEKSKSPSDDEKDDLNQERRSSTPSNAAPGASDRERDERDGRRDSDDEEGKHSIADEEMNSAARKIQTLYRERRVQKPNNPRKKDRKRTDSFSSSSSIDSPSSEESSDHEDHEAESDQEKEIKETKQEVDNHDLDKDREAEEPEEVDKELLETHVEELENIEGHEVVDEPLSEDRKTDCVSPDNGQVNDGETLGHMDEEDKSEVEDDSECRHSSDEEGDCKSVQEKIAEAIDNKQSLDSDPEPSTDSSTDEEDNFKGILTHLRDTAVENPPHDELEQIGNLDFVSHEELLKESTSERVGAINHQNAPDEENVMNEEEAQDGIIEETCEPESIIDEKEDAPGDGTAENEDAPGDGTAENDDAPGDGTAENEDSPDDGTAANDNAGDGTAENDDAPGDVTAENDDAPGDVTAENDDAPGDVTAENDDAPGDVTAENEDAPGDVTAENDNAPGDGTAENEHAPGDETAKNEDAPGDETAENEDASSEAKTKEAPGDVAANNEDAPGDETAENEDVPGDETAENEDAPGDETAENEDAPGDGTAENEDALTEAKTEDAPSDVTAENEHAHTEVTAENEDSPGDKATDKEDTPAEVTAENADTSGEVTAENADTSGEVTAENADTSGEVTAENADTSGEVTAENADTSGEVTAEIADTSGEVTSENADTSIEVTAENADTSGEVTSENADTSIEVTAENADTSGEVTAGAESTDAPGEVTVENEDPTGEVKVETENEDIPGDEAAKNEASTAEVTIENEDASGEVNAEAEKIDAITMEKVDEVTMEKVGAPAEAGNKDAPGDVTAENDGVPAEKEDATGDVTAEKEDAPGDVTAENEDAPGDVTAENEGVPAEVTTENEDAPAEVTTENEGVPAEVTTENEDATGDVTTENEGVPAEVTTENEDAPGNVTAENEGAPGDVTAENEGVPAEVTTENEDAPGDVTAKNEGVPAEVTTDNEDATGDGTAENEDAPGDGTAETEDSPGEVAAEAESEDAPGDRTAENEDAPAEVITENEDALGDVTAENENPPGNGTAETENAPAEVTGDNKDASTEATGDNKDASTEATGDNKDAPSQVTGENKEAPGDDTKENKDATDDGAAENKDEPGDETAENEDAPGDGTAESEDAPGDGTAENEDPPGYGTAESEDPPGDGTAEKEDSLGDGTAENEDAPSDVTAEKEDAPGNAAAENKNATGDGTAENEAGPGDMTTEKQDASDDGTAENKNAPGDGTAEKEDAPGDGTAEKEDAPGDGTTENENAPGDGTAEKEDSPGDGTAEKEDAPGDGTTEKEGAPGDGTAEKEDAPGDGTAEKEDAPGDGTAEKEDAPGDGTAEKEGAPDDGTAEKEDAPDDGTAEDAPGDDIAENKAASGDDGGITEDVGSEHTITLVEAISNKDDDVKSSSDEPKENEIHDLPQEETTDKAEEPTPLTPLEPEKTS
- the ERICH3 gene encoding glutamate-rich protein 3 isoform X3, with amino-acid sequence MCLALATRVPSVREREGSWETYEGGILYKGLHLSITPIHSPRATMSHQYIGPLSGYNSLTDKHLTGYFNNTRIRKHLQRAGLITRSGRILTEKEYRINAMRRDHQKYIRECLAQAIFHKVLDMERRHQIDIKRKLETFARKQRVQRLKVDHTKRDEQETFPAFSPRPPTGPKSGFNRRPGNHERYDSSDSASSLRPNTAPGNMQRPVRLQPLPVYSSSGNVPKISTVPRQKHSADEEEQRFTSTTDKEIMRIMHTTDLSVGISPYRLPIINNFVIPVPPPPQKHPKQTMSTSSRGRRYRPTTAPNGPEVPVKDTGKFHKTSLHSNVKITMVYLGKNVHLSHENSDYRDEIRVFQQHCGGENLCVYKGRLLEEESFTLVSRRHRGFPFSLTFYINGIQVDRLSSCCEFKHRKGVRLGGKNAYFGFINIEGASPCYRCIISMGLDKKPSPPPKSKAKKKDSEEESDEDHKDKEEMEEEVSERRFYDEVDNKLGKTSSVCDDDDDEVQKMEDKSAMDCEEEEEEKEENKDCKTDEYEADDEAKDDYDEDFEVEEYKPDEKHNEEGQVDDQVNEKSKSPSDDEKDDLNQERRSSTPSNAAPGASDRERDERDGRRDSDDEEGKQDRKRTDSFSSSSSIDSPSSEESSDHEDHEAESDQEKEIKETKQEVDNHDLDKDREAEEPEEVDKELLETHVEELENIEGHEVVDEPLSEDRKTDCVSPDNGQVNDGETLGHMDEEDKSEVEDDSECRHSSDEEGDCKSVQEKIAEAIDNKQSLDSDPEPSTDSSTDEEDNFKGILTHLRDTAVENPPHDELEQIGNLDFVSHEELLKESTSERVGAINHQNAPDEENVMNEEEAQDGIIEETCEPESIIDEKEDAPGDGTAENEDAPGDGTAENDDAPGDGTAENEDSPDDGTAANDNAGDGTAENDDAPGDVTAENDDAPGDVTAENDDAPGDVTAENDDAPGDVTAENEDAPGDVTAENDNAPGDGTAENEHAPGDETAKNEDAPGDETAENEDASSEAKTKEAPGDVAANNEDAPGDETAENEDVPGDETAENEDAPGDETAENEDAPGDGTAENEDALTEAKTEDAPSDVTAENEHAHTEVTAENEDSPGDKATDKEDTPAEVTAENADTSGEVTAENADTSGEVTAENADTSGEVTAENADTSGEVTAENADTSGEVTAEIADTSGEVTSENADTSIEVTAENADTSGEVTSENADTSIEVTAENADTSGEVTAGAESTDAPGEVTVENEDPTGEVKVETENEDIPGDEAAKNEASTAEVTIENEDASGEVNAEAEKIDAITMEKVDEVTMEKVGAPAEAGNKDAPGDVTAENDGVPAEKEDATGDVTAEKEDAPGDVTAENEDAPGDVTAENEGVPAEVTTENEDAPAEVTTENEGVPAEVTTENEDATGDVTTENEGVPAEVTTENEDAPGNVTAENEGAPGDVTAENEGVPAEVTTENEDAPGDVTAKNEGVPAEVTTDNEDATGDGTAENEDAPGDGTAETEDSPGEVAAEAESEDAPGDRTAENEDAPAEVITENEDALGDVTAENENPPGNGTAETENAPAEVTGDNKDASTEATGDNKDASTEATGDNKDAPSQVTGENKEAPGDDTKENKDATDDGAAENKDEPGDETAENEDAPGDGTAESEDAPGDGTAENEDPPGYGTAESEDPPGDGTAEKEDSLGDGTAENEDAPSDVTAEKEDAPGNAAAENKNATGDGTAENEAGPGDMTTEKQDASDDGTAENKNAPGDGTAEKEDAPGDGTAEKEDAPGDGTTENENAPGDGTAEKEDSPGDGTAEKEDAPGDGTTEKEGAPGDGTAEKEDAPGDGTAEKEDAPGDGTAEKEDAPGDGTAEKEGAPDDGTAEKEDAPDDGTAEDAPGDDIAENKAASGDDGGITEDVGSEHTITLVEAISNKDDDVKSSSDEPKENEIHDLPQEETTDKAEEPTPLTPLEPEKTS
- the ERICH3 gene encoding glutamate-rich protein 3 isoform X4, coding for MCLALATRVPSVREREGSWETYEGGILYKGLHLSITPIHSPRATMSHQYIGPLSGYNSLTDKHLTGYFNNTRIRKHLQRAGLITRSGRILTEKEYRINAMRRDHQKYIRECLAQAIFHKVLDMERRHQIDIKRKLETFARKQRVQRLKVDHTKRDEQETFPAFSPRPPTGPKSGFNRRPGNHERYDSSDSASSLRPNTAPGNMQRPVRLQPLPVYSSSGNVPKISTVPRQKHSADEEEQRFTSTTDKEIMRIMHTTDLSVGISPYRLPIINNFVIPVPPPPQKHPKQTMSTSSRGRRYRPTTAPNGPEVPVKDTGKFHKTSLHSNVKITMVYLGKNVHLSHENSDYRDEIRVFQQHCGGENLCVYKGRLLEEESFTLVSRRHRGFPFSLTFYINGIQVDRLSSCCEFKHRKGVRLGGKNAYFGFINIEGASPCYRCIISMGLDKKPSPPPKSKAKKKDSEEESDEDHKDKEEMEEEVSERRFYDEVDNKLGKTSSVCDDDDDEVQKMEDKSAMDCEEEEEEKEENKDCKTDEYEADDEAKDDYDEDFEVEEYKPDEKHNEEGQVDDQVNEKSKSPSDDEKDDLNQERRSSTPSNAAPGASDRERDERDGRRDSDDEEDRKRTDSFSSSSSIDSPSSEESSDHEDHEAESDQEKEIKETKQEVDNHDLDKDREAEEPEEVDKELLETHVEELENIEGHEVVDEPLSEDRKTDCVSPDNGQVNDGETLGHMDEEDKSEVEDDSECRHSSDEEGDCKSVQEKIAEAIDNKQSLDSDPEPSTDSSTDEEDNFKGILTHLRDTAVENPPHDELEQIGNLDFVSHEELLKESTSERVGAINHQNAPDEENVMNEEEAQDGIIEETCEPESIIDEKEDAPGDGTAENEDAPGDGTAENDDAPGDGTAENEDSPDDGTAANDNAGDGTAENDDAPGDVTAENDDAPGDVTAENDDAPGDVTAENDDAPGDVTAENEDAPGDVTAENDNAPGDGTAENEHAPGDETAKNEDAPGDETAENEDASSEAKTKEAPGDVAANNEDAPGDETAENEDVPGDETAENEDAPGDETAENEDAPGDGTAENEDALTEAKTEDAPSDVTAENEHAHTEVTAENEDSPGDKATDKEDTPAEVTAENADTSGEVTAENADTSGEVTAENADTSGEVTAENADTSGEVTAENADTSGEVTAEIADTSGEVTSENADTSIEVTAENADTSGEVTSENADTSIEVTAENADTSGEVTAGAESTDAPGEVTVENEDPTGEVKVETENEDIPGDEAAKNEASTAEVTIENEDASGEVNAEAEKIDAITMEKVDEVTMEKVGAPAEAGNKDAPGDVTAENDGVPAEKEDATGDVTAEKEDAPGDVTAENEDAPGDVTAENEGVPAEVTTENEDAPAEVTTENEGVPAEVTTENEDATGDVTTENEGVPAEVTTENEDAPGNVTAENEGAPGDVTAENEGVPAEVTTENEDAPGDVTAKNEGVPAEVTTDNEDATGDGTAENEDAPGDGTAETEDSPGEVAAEAESEDAPGDRTAENEDAPAEVITENEDALGDVTAENENPPGNGTAETENAPAEVTGDNKDASTEATGDNKDASTEATGDNKDAPSQVTGENKEAPGDDTKENKDATDDGAAENKDEPGDETAENEDAPGDGTAESEDAPGDGTAENEDPPGYGTAESEDPPGDGTAEKEDSLGDGTAENEDAPSDVTAEKEDAPGNAAAENKNATGDGTAENEAGPGDMTTEKQDASDDGTAENKNAPGDGTAEKEDAPGDGTAEKEDAPGDGTTENENAPGDGTAEKEDSPGDGTAEKEDAPGDGTTEKEGAPGDGTAEKEDAPGDGTAEKEDAPGDGTAEKEDAPGDGTAEKEGAPDDGTAEKEDAPDDGTAEDAPGDDIAENKAASGDDGGITEDVGSEHTITLVEAISNKDDDVKSSSDEPKENEIHDLPQEETTDKAEEPTPLTPLEPEKTS